A genomic segment from Aspergillus puulaauensis MK2 DNA, chromosome 1, nearly complete sequence encodes:
- a CDS encoding uncharacterized protein (COG:S;~EggNog:ENOG410QDXI;~InterPro:IPR020846,IPR011701,IPR036259;~PFAM:PF07690;~TransMembrane:12 (i37-58o70-92i104-123o135-156i168-188o194-213i243-272o278-302i343-362o374-394i415-433o439-460i);~go_function: GO:0022857 - transmembrane transporter activity [Evidence IEA];~go_process: GO:0055085 - transmembrane transport [Evidence IEA]), protein MGEKKTSEPTLEAVASNSPPSEVELPSHTMCSKKQKWNLVILVSVAAAFSPLSSNIYFPALESISQDLGVSASLTSLTITVYMIVQGIAPSLFGTLSDSCGRRITFAISLTIFILANLALAFTKNYAMLMVLRGIQAAGSSATISISAGTIADIAFPEERGGFMGLNAGIRMMGQSIGPVIGGLLNSAWGFRSIFWLLFVMSVIILVCLLVFLPETQHSKTGTRQISLSDIHKPLANLFEKDIAALLVWGAMAFTAWSMVAASGTRLLLLGFPEMPEWQIGLCFLPNGVGCIAGSMTTGYLLDKDFRLAEAEFKDRRGIALDQPIPRRAAIDFPLTHTRLRRVPLFSVVLAISLGLYGPSFMFNDIHRGYGPNLVAPLLLQFLIGFTSTAIFNINSTLLIDCFPDQPASATALNNLCRCLLGAAGVSAIQPLLDAVRAMRAFLIVTGVMVAFMPLIWVEWKYGEKWRREREMRMMRQGQQVEMQCV, encoded by the exons atgggcgagaagaagacctCCGAGCCGACCCTTGAGGCCGTTGCCTCCAACAGCCCTCCCTCCGAAGTCGAACTACCATCCCATACCATGTGttcgaagaagcagaagtgGAATCTGGTTATTCTTGTCTCTGTTGCGGCCGCCTTCTCGCCGCTGTCGTCCAATATCTACTTCCCGGCCCTGGAAAGCATATCGCAGGATCTTGGAGTCAGCGCCTCCCTGACTTCATTGACTATCACTGTTTATATGATTGTTCAGGGCATTGCTCCCTCGCTGTTCGGTACGCTGTCGGACTCGTGTGGACGTCGTATTACCTTTGCTATCAGTCTTACTATCTTTATACTTGCCAACTTGGCACTTGCCTTTACGAAGAATTATGCAATGCTTATGGTTCTGCGAGGCATACAGGCTGCGGGATCCTCCGCAACCATTAGCATCAGCGCTGGTACTATTGCAGATATTGCCTTCCCCGAGGAACGTGGTGGCTTTATGGGGTTGAATGCAGGTATTCG TATGATGGGGCAGTCTATCGGCCCGGTCATTGGAGGCCTTCTCAACAGCGCCTGGGGGTTCCGAAGTATCTTCTGGCTACTCTTCGTCATGAGTGTAATCATCCTGGTCTGCCTCTTGGTCTTCCTGCCCGAGACCCAGCACAGCAAGACTGGAACACGCCAGATCTCCCTCTCAGACATCCACAAGCCCCTCGCCAACCTCTTCGAGAAGGACATTGCCGCGCTGCTCGTCTGGGGTGCCATGGCCTTCACAGCATGGAGCATGGTCGCCGCCTCAGGAACacgcctcctcctgctgggCTTCCCCGAGATGCCCGAATGGCAAAtcggcctctgcttcctccccAACGGCGTCGGCTGCATCGCAGGCTCCATGACAACAGGCTATCTCCTCGACAAGGACTTCCGGCTCGCCGAGGCCGAATTCAAAGACCGACGCGGCATCGCCCtcgaccagcccatcccGCGCCGCGCCGCCATCGACTTCCCACTCACCCACACCCGCCTGCGCCGCGTGCCCCTATTCagcgtcgtcctcgccatctctCTCGGCCTATACGGGCCCAGCTTCATGTTCAATGACATCCACCGCGGCTACGGGCCGAACCTCGTTGCGCCGCTGCTCTTGCAGTTCCTAATTGGCTTTACCTCCACGGCCATCTTTAATATCAACTCTACCCTCCTGATCGACTGCTTCCCCGACCAGCCGGCCAGTGCGACGGCGCTGAATAACCTCTGCCGCTGTCTGCTGGGTGCGGCTGGGGTCAGTGCTATCCAGCCTTTACTCGACGCTGTGAGGGCCATGCGTGCGTTTTTGATCGTCACTGGGGTCATGGTGGCCTTTATGCCGCTGATCTGGGTTGAATGGAAGTACGGCGAGAAGTGGCGCAGGGAGCGCGAGATGAGAATGATGCGACAGGGCCAGCAGGTGGAAATGCAGTGTGTGTGA
- a CDS encoding uncharacterized protein (COG:Q;~EggNog:ENOG410PV8A;~InterPro:IPR001128,IPR002403,IPR036396;~PFAM:PF00067;~go_function: GO:0004497 - monooxygenase activity [Evidence IEA];~go_function: GO:0005506 - iron ion binding [Evidence IEA];~go_function: GO:0016705 - oxidoreductase activity, acting on paired donors, with incorporation or reduction of molecular oxygen [Evidence IEA];~go_function: GO:0020037 - heme binding [Evidence IEA];~go_process: GO:0055114 - oxidation-reduction process [Evidence IEA]), with protein sequence MSSAFSAKNLQEFEPHMSKDIRKLVDSFQRRLEGSKTAALDFNVYGTIHIIQYSYPTDAYSANFLAFDAIGDFAFGEPFGFLDREEDYLNLIDAVDARGEVLNALGHVPRSLRAFMKYLPFDSFWLKGVQGTQVLGTLGTRAYFKRRDQASSRKDLLSFLFNAKDPTTGDPLMENEVIAESISFIVGGSDTTSSSMTNIVDIVSRAEAVQRYLQEELDVAFPGDMAADWVADFKTVESLPVLNAIVREALRLRPTSATGLERVTPMGGKVIAGRSFPEGTLVSVPTLNIHHNPVVFKDSESFCYERWIGEDSSRLLDSFIPFSVGPRACTGRNFAWMEMLKTLATLFKLFHLERVFVGDTVLREGFFMKSQECEVVLKRRTVQA encoded by the exons aTGAGCTCCGCTTTCTCGGCAAAGAATCTGCAGGAGTTCGAGCCGCATATGAGCAAGGATATTCGGAAGCTCGTAGACTCTTTTCAGCGCCGGTTAGAGGGTTCGAAGACTGCGGCGTTAGACTTCAATGTATACGGTACGATCCACATCATCCAGTATAGTTATCCTACTGATGCATATTCAGCAAACTTTCTGGCATTCGATGCTATCG GCGATTTCGCATTCGGCGAGCCCTTCGGCTTCCTAgaccgagaagaagattacCTCAACCTCATTGACGCAGTAGATGCGCGTGGAGAAGTACTGAATGCCCTGGGCCACGTCCCACGGTCTCTCAGGGCCTTTATGAAATACCTCCCATTCGACTCCTTCTGGTTAAAGGGAGTCCAAGGCACACAAGTACTAGGCACTCTCGGAACTAGGGCATATTTCAAGAGACGAGACCAGGCCAGCTCGCGCAAAGACCTTCTcagcttcctcttcaatgCCAAAGACCCTACAACCGGGGACCCGTTAATGGAGAACGAAGTCATTGCCGAGTCTATTTCATTTATTGTCGGGGGCAGCGATACAACTAGTAGCAGCATGACGAATATTGTCGACATCGTATCTCGAGCCGAGGCCGTCCAGCGATATCTGCAGGAGGAACTGGATGTTGCCTTTCCCGGCGATATGGCCGCGGATTGGGTTGCTGACTTTAAAACCGTCGAGAGTCTGCCGGTTCTGAACGCCATCGTCCGCGAGGCGCTGCGGCTTCGGCCTACCAGTGCAACGGGCCTCGAGCGTGTCACCCCCATGGGGGGGAAGGTAATAGCAGGAAGGTCTTTTCCGGAGGGC ACTCTAGTAAGCGTGCCAACGCTCAACATCCACCATAATCCGGTGGTATTCAAG GACTCTGAAAGCTTCTGCTACGAACGGTGGATTGGCGAGGATTCTTCCAGGCTCCTGGACTCGTTTATTCCATTCTCTGTTGGTCCGCGGGCTTGTACTGGTCGAAA TTTCGCATGGATGGAGATGCTGAAGACGCTGGCAACTTTATTCAAGCTATTTCACCTGGAGCGCGTTTTTGTTGGCGATACTGTTCTCCGTGAAGGGTTCTTCATGAAGAGCCAGGAATGTGAAGTCGTGTTGAAGAGGCGTACTGTTCAAGCCTAG
- a CDS encoding Zn(II)2Cys6 transcription factor (COG:S;~EggNog:ENOG410PJXS;~InterPro:IPR036864,IPR007219,IPR001138;~PFAM:PF04082;~go_function: GO:0000981 - DNA-binding transcription factor activity, RNA polymerase II-specific [Evidence IEA];~go_function: GO:0003677 - DNA binding [Evidence IEA];~go_function: GO:0008270 - zinc ion binding [Evidence IEA];~go_process: GO:0006351 - transcription, DNA-templated [Evidence IEA];~go_process: GO:0006355 - regulation of transcription, DNA-templated [Evidence IEA]): MTAKRPSATNACLPCRKVKMKCVSSGAGDKCSRCARKSLPCVFQQHCRGRKPGTRLSKKEAHGPDPSPSGPRDSDFWAESEGFQPHSLLSHQAMQGRFSLQNILSVNHGPGPADSGMSTPDAISPEDPIVLDLVNAHVASCLLEYFMHRINPYISQLDPALHSFSYLRKSPFLLTAVLAAAAKAFESSLYPGLHAHAEHLFVESFRRGDKSTEVIQGILLLTYWKEPNDTRAWTSVGLAIRIAMELGWHRLSPQVSRRPGLSEIERREIRNVERTFLVLFVYDRSLGLQTGKPWMIERNDLTECVDNWWQDPVSILNDRLLCSFVTLRLLTADTFDLLIPSTTNSMSRLERTITVLDRRIHAWQSNWVGIVCAGRALDELEPVPRCHAFMIRFYGSHLRLQLFSTPLQETGIQNVDRIYDLKPFWLSYQSALAMLDLVAESSALLYLVQDSIHVMTAYAAIFLIKLLLSSPIAVGQEIEPTVTKAIHDAANAFAALSAPPNSSCTYQARFLDKALQEFARISRRRMKNTSSKIESPSSVQGGTGNPHPPRREQYPSIINSDMPSRPLQDPGDSGLGVMHVPQSAVPAAAVPAVYPQYNGPVPEGRDGLDQQSLSVGFELQNQVSENWDFLLGDESRWDDMFASAGFSIQEGVFWC, translated from the exons AtgacggcgaagaggcccAGCGCCACCAACGCCTGTCTTCCATGCCgcaaggtgaagatgaagtgcGTCTCGTCAGGGGCTGGCGATAAATGCAGTCGCTGCGCCCGCAAGTCGCTGCCCTgcgtcttccagcagcaCTGTCGCGGCCGAAAGCCGGGCACCCG GCTGTCCAAGAAAGAGGCGCATGGGCCCGATCCGTCGCCCTCAGGCCCCAGGGACTCGGACTTCTGGGCCGAGTCGGAGGGATTCCAGCCGCACAGCCTGTTGAGCCACCAGGCAATGCAGGGCCGGTTCTCGCTGCAGAACATCCTCAGCGTCAACCACggccctggccctgctgaCTCTGGGATGTCGACTCCAGACGCGATCTCCCCGGAGGATCCGAtcgtgctggatctggtcaACGCCCACGTCGCGTCGTGCCTGCTGGAGTATTTCATGCACAGGATCAACCCGTACATCAGCCAGCTGGACCCGGCCCTGCATTCCTTTTCTTACCTGCGCAAATCCCCCTTCCTGCTGACTGCTGTGCTGGCTGCCGCTGCAAAGGCGTTCGAGTCGTCGCTGTACCCTGGCCTGCATGCGCACGCCGAGCATCTCTTCGTCGAGAGCTTCCGACGCGGTGACAAGTCCACCGAAGTCATCCAgggcatcctcctcctcacgtACTGGAAGGAGCCCAACGACACCAGAGCATGGACCTCAGTCGGCCTCGCGATCCGCATTGCCATGGAACTGGGCTGGCATAGGCTGTCACCGCAAGTCAGCCGCAGGCCAGGCCTGAGCGAGATCGAGCGTCGAGAAATCCGAAATGTCGAGCGGACGTTCCTGGTTCTGTTTGTATACGACCGCAGTCTGGGCCTGCAAACAGGGAAGCCCTGGATGATCGAGCGAAACGACTTGACCGAGTGTGTCGACAACTGGTGGCAGGACCCCGTTTCAATCCTCAACGACCGATTGCTCTGCAGCTTCGTGACTCTCCGACTGCTCACGGCAGACACATTCGACCTGCTCATCCCCTCAACGACAAACTCCATGTCTCGCCTCGAGCGCACCATCACCGTCCTGGACCGCCGCATCCACGCCTGGCAGAGCAACTGGGTCGGGATCGTATGCGCAGGTCGAGCACTGGACGAACTCGAACCAGTTCCGCGCTGCCACGCCTTCATGATCAGGTTCTACGGATCCCATCTCCGCCTGCAGCTCTTCTCGACGCCGCTGCAGGAGACCGGCATCCAGAACGTAGACCGGATCTACGACCTGAAGCCCTTCTGGCTTAGCTATCAGAGCGCCCTCGCCATGCTCGACCTTGTAGCGGAGTCCTCGGCCCTGCTGTATCTAGTCCAGGACTCGATCCACGTTATGACCGCATACGCCGCCATCTTCCTAATCAAG ctcctcctttcttcccccatcgccgtcggaCAGGAGATAGAGCCCACAGTTACCAAAGCCATCCACGACGCGGCCAACGCATTCGCTGCGTTGTCGGCACCGCCCAACTCGAGCTGTACCTACCAGGCGCGGTTCCTGGATAAAGCTCTGCAAGAATTCGCACGCATAAGCCGCAGGCGGATGAAAAACACCAGCTCCAAAATAGAATCGCCTTCGTCTGTTCAAGGAGGTACCGGTAACCCCCATCCACCCCGGCGCGAGCAGTACCCCAGTATCATCAACTCCGATATGCCCTCCAGGCCGTTGCAGGATCCTGGCGATTCGGGATTAGGGGTCATGCATGTCCCTCAGTCTGCGGTCCCTGCGGCTGCGGTGCCTGCGGTATATCCGCAATATAATGGACCTGTTCCAGAGGGTCGAGACGGACTGGACCAGCAGTCGTTGAGCGTGGGGTTTGAGCTGCAGAACCAGGTCAGCGAGAACTGGGACTTTCTGCTGGGCGATGAGAGTCGATGGGATGATATGTTTGCCAGTGCCGGGTTTAGTATTCAGGAGGGGGTGTTTTGGTGTTAG
- a CDS encoding aldo/keto reductase (COG:C;~EggNog:ENOG410PGMZ;~InterPro:IPR018170,IPR023210,IPR036812;~PFAM:PF00248;~go_function: GO:0016491 - oxidoreductase activity [Evidence IEA];~go_process: GO:0055114 - oxidation-reduction process [Evidence IEA]) yields MSPKNGHVNMMTDAIIANLPLDGVRSVMRGVLAAHPSLTPVFEELTRNYLYETASRYENSKITAQQADKSISATPAFADLRQRICCMVGCGLCYQALPLLRDIVNQIASLNSSDRLSSALTAQIAAVDGDIIQTLTAIQKTLFVPAGTRDLSESEAQPLQELLQSLLSCQKSWESNGQSFLLQRGLDATAQLLGPLSRALYTPKPASIKPPSELPPSTINETFTLDGINLPRIFTGLWQLSSPAWGSAPREKMIEHFSNHVQRGFTAFDMADHYGDAEIIFGGYRSSSAYSDSIFAATKYCVFHPMKVSEEAIRANVDQRCRRLSTESIDLLQFHWQFYNDDQYIRALQYLQQDKRVKHLGLCNFDTEHMQRVIDSGVKVVTNQVQFSLIDSRPIIKMAEVCKKHNIKLLTYGTLCGGLLAEKWLGQEPPDLYSDEATPSLRKYYTMIRTWGGWPLFQELLRALHAIAQKHGVTVSNVATRWVLDFPYVGAVIVGARMGVSEQSAVNLGSLGWTLDGEDRASIDRILQRSLRAEMFESMGDCGGEYR; encoded by the exons ATGTCTCCCAAAAATGGCCATGTCAACATGATGACcgacgccatcatcgccaaccTGCCTCTGGATGGCGTGCGGTCGGTGATGCGTGGCGTGCTGGCGGCCCACCCGAGCCTCACCCCGGTCTTCGAGGAGCTGACGCGCAACTATCTATACGAGACTGCCTCGCGGTACGAAAATTCTAAAATCACCGCGCAGCAGGCAGACAAGTCCATCAGCGCCACTCCGGCGTTTGCAGACCTCCGCCAGCGCATCTGCTGCATGGTCGGCTGCGGCCTGTGCTACCAGGCCCTGCCTCTCCTGCGCGATATCGTCAACCAGATTGCCAGTCTCAATTCATCAGACAGGCTGAGCAGTGCTCTGACTGCCCAGATAGCTGCTGTGGACGGcgacatcatccagaccCTCACGGCTATCCAAAAGACGCTCTTCGTCCCTGCCGGCACAAGAGACCTCTCAGAAAGCGAAGCCCAGCCACTGCAAGAGCTTCTCCAGTCGCTTCTATCATGCCAAAAGTCGTGGGAGAGTAACGGACAGTCTTTCCTCCTGCAACGAGGCCTCGACGCCACAGCCCAGCTGCTAGGCCCTCTGTCGCGAGCCCTCTACACCCCCAAACCCGCCAGTATCAAACCGCCATCCGAACTCCCTCCGTCGACCATCAACGAGACTTTCACTCTAGACGGAATAAACCTGCCCCGTATATTCACCGGACTATGGCAGCTCTCCAGCCCAGCCTGGGGCTCCGCGCCGCGAGAGAAGATGATCGAGCACTTCTCAAACCACGTCCAGCGCGGGTTCACGGCATTCGATATGGCCGACCATTACGGCGACGCGGAAATCATCTTC GGCGGATACCGGTCCTCGAGCGCGTACTCGGACTCGATCTTCGCGGCGACGAAATACTGTGTCTTCCACCCGATGAAGGTCTCTGAGGAAGCTATCCGGGCGAATGTAGACCAGCGCTGTCGAAGGCTGTCCACGGAGAGTATCGACCTGCTGCAGTTCCATTGGCAATTT TACAATGACGACCAGTATATCAGAGCCCTTCAATACCTCCAACAAGACAAACGGGTGAAACATCTCGGGCTCTGCAACTTCGACACAGAACATATGCAGAGGGTCATCGACAGTGGCGTCAAAGTAGTAACCAACCAAGTCCAG TTCTCCCTGATCGACTCAAGACCGATTATAAAAATGGCCGAAGTGTGCAAAAAACACAACATCAAGCTCCTCACATACGGGACTCTCTGCGGCGGCCTCCTAGCCGAGAAGTGGCTCGGCCAAGAGCCCCCAGATCTATATAGCGACGAGGCAACCCCGAGTCTGCGCAAG TACTACACCATGATCCGCACCTGGGGCGGCTGGCCGCTCTTCCAAGAGCTGCTCCGCGCTCTGCACGCCATCGCCCAGAAGCACGGCGTGACTGTCTCGAACGTCGCGACGCGGTGGGTGCTGGATTTCCCGTACGTCGGGGCCGTGATTGTCGGTGCGCGCATGGGCGTCAGCGAGCAGTCTGCAGTGAATCTGGGGAGTTTGGGGTGGACGCTAGATGGGGAGGATAGGGCCAGTATTGATCGTATCTTGCAGCGGAGTCTGAGGGCGGAGATGTTTGAGAGTATGGGTGATTGTGGTGGGGAGTATAGGTGA